The sequence CGTACTCGTACTCGCGAGCGGGAGCCGGAGGGACGACCGTGCTACTGACGACGATTGCGCTGTTCGGGCTGGCCTTCAGCCTCGACCTGCTGGTCGGCGAGCCGCCGAACGCGCTCCATCCGGTGGCGTGGTTCGGTCGGCTGGTCGGCGCGCTCGACCGGGAGTGGGCCGGTACCGAGCGCGGCCAGCGACTGGCCGGCGTCGGGATCGCGGTGCTCGCGCCGCTGTGTCCCGCGGTCGTCGCGGGCGGCGCCGTCGCGCTGGCCGGCGCCCTGTCGCCGCTCGCCGGGGCCGTCGTCGCCGGCCTCGTCCTCTTTCTGACGACCAGCCTGCGCTCGCTGCTCGAGTTGACCCGGGCGGTCGTCGACGCCACTGCGGCCCCTGCGACCGCTGCGACGGCCGAGACAGACGGCGCCGGATCCGAGCCCGACGTGGACCTCGAGACGGCCCGCGAGCGGGTTCGGGGCCTCGTCGGTCGCGACACGTCGACGCTCTCGGCGGCCGAGATCCGCAGCGCGGCGGTCGAGAGCGCTGGCGAGAATCTCGCGGACGGACTGGTCGCGACGCTCCTTCCCTTCGCCCTCCTCGCGCCGCTGTCGCTGCCGGCCGCCGCAGCCGCCGCGGCGTGGGTCAAGGGCGTCAACACGCTCGACTCGATGCTCGGCTATCCCGCGAAGCC comes from Haloterrigena salifodinae and encodes:
- a CDS encoding CobD/CbiB family cobalamin biosynthesis protein encodes the protein MLLTTIALFGLAFSLDLLVGEPPNALHPVAWFGRLVGALDREWAGTERGQRLAGVGIAVLAPLCPAVVAGGAVALAGALSPLAGAVVAGLVLFLTTSLRSLLELTRAVVDATAAPATAATAETDGAGSEPDVDLETARERVRGLVGRDTSTLSAAEIRSAAVESAGENLADGLVATLLPFALLAPLSLPAAAAAAAWVKGVNTLDSMLGYPAKPHGTASARLDDLVMCLPARLAAVTIAVGGADPLALWRARRWAQDPPSPNSGWPMATLACVLSVRLRKAGVYDLNPEADLPTVADGERAVTVVGRAAVVGVLLAVLLAAAVIAISPSLEGTQPVPTGPTAGIGAALGAEAEILTNALAVSMITLPGLEVIPA